A region of Salirhabdus salicampi DNA encodes the following proteins:
- a CDS encoding PrkA family serine protein kinase has protein sequence MEILNKIESYRKEEEKLKWEGTFAEYLELLKERPYLAQSAHSRIYQMIKEAGVEEQDGRTGYKFFSDEIFGLEEALERLVEEYFHPAAERLDVRKRILLLMGPVSGGKSTIVTLLKRGLERFSYTDKGAVFAIKGCPMHEDPLHLIPHHLRDDFYEEYGIRIEGNLSPLNMMRLEKEYGGRIEDVKVERVFLSENKRKGIGTFSPSDPKSQDIADLTGSIDFSTIAEYGSESDPRAYRFDGELNVANRGLMEFQEILKCDEKFLWHLLSLTQEGNFKAGRFALISADELIIAHTNEAEYRSFVANKKNEALHSRMIVMPIPYNLKVSEEERIYHKMIAESNMKNVHVAPHTLKITAIFTILTRLKDSKRQDIDLLKKMRLYDGEDVEGVSDVDVGELKREHTDEGMSGIDPRFIMNRISSAIIKKDSNSINALDVLRSLKEGLDHHPSISKENKERYLSFISLARKEYDEIAKKEVQKAFVYSYEESAKTLMDNYLDNVEAYCNKTKLKDPLTGEEMSPDEKLMRSIEEQIGVSENAKKTFREEILIRISAYARKGKRFDYQSHERLREAIQKKLFADLKDVVKITTSTKTPDEQQLKKINEVIATLIDEYGYDSTSANELLRYVGSLLNR, from the coding sequence ATGGAAATTTTAAACAAAATTGAGAGCTACAGAAAAGAGGAAGAGAAGCTCAAGTGGGAGGGTACTTTCGCAGAGTATTTAGAATTACTAAAAGAAAGACCGTACTTAGCCCAATCGGCTCACTCCCGTATTTATCAAATGATCAAGGAAGCTGGTGTAGAGGAACAGGATGGTCGTACAGGGTATAAATTTTTCAGTGACGAAATTTTCGGGTTGGAGGAAGCGTTGGAGCGATTAGTGGAGGAGTATTTTCACCCTGCTGCTGAACGATTAGACGTCCGCAAACGAATTTTGCTGTTAATGGGTCCGGTTAGTGGTGGTAAATCTACAATTGTGACATTACTGAAAAGAGGTTTAGAACGATTTTCTTATACAGACAAAGGAGCTGTTTTTGCGATTAAAGGATGTCCAATGCACGAAGATCCCCTTCATCTCATTCCGCACCATTTACGTGATGACTTCTACGAAGAATATGGTATTCGAATTGAAGGAAATTTATCACCGCTAAATATGATGAGGCTGGAAAAAGAATATGGTGGAAGAATTGAAGATGTGAAAGTAGAACGCGTCTTTTTATCAGAGAATAAAAGAAAAGGAATTGGAACATTTAGTCCATCTGATCCGAAGTCACAGGACATTGCTGATTTAACTGGATCTATTGATTTTTCAACAATAGCTGAATATGGCTCCGAATCTGACCCCCGGGCATATCGGTTTGATGGGGAACTAAATGTTGCCAACCGTGGTTTAATGGAGTTCCAAGAGATATTAAAATGTGATGAAAAGTTTTTATGGCATTTACTTTCTTTAACACAAGAGGGCAATTTTAAAGCCGGTCGTTTTGCATTAATAAGTGCTGATGAACTCATCATTGCTCATACGAATGAAGCAGAATATCGGTCATTTGTAGCAAATAAGAAAAATGAAGCGTTACATTCGAGAATGATTGTCATGCCAATACCATACAACTTAAAGGTGAGTGAAGAAGAAAGAATTTATCATAAAATGATTGCCGAAAGTAATATGAAAAACGTACATGTTGCACCACATACATTAAAAATTACAGCCATTTTTACCATTTTAACGAGATTAAAAGATTCAAAGCGGCAAGACATTGATTTATTGAAGAAAATGCGTTTGTATGACGGGGAAGATGTTGAAGGAGTTAGTGACGTAGATGTAGGTGAACTAAAAAGAGAGCATACAGATGAAGGTATGTCTGGAATTGACCCCCGTTTTATTATGAATCGTATTTCATCAGCTATTATTAAAAAAGATTCGAATTCGATTAATGCGCTGGATGTTCTTCGTTCGCTTAAAGAAGGACTTGATCATCATCCATCCATTTCAAAAGAAAATAAAGAACGTTATTTATCCTTCATTTCACTTGCTCGAAAGGAATATGACGAAATTGCAAAAAAAGAAGTGCAAAAAGCATTTGTCTATTCTTATGAAGAGTCAGCTAAGACGTTAATGGATAATTATTTGGACAATGTAGAAGCGTACTGCAATAAGACGAAACTAAAAGATCCGTTAACGGGGGAGGAAATGAGCCCAGATGAAAAGTTAATGCGTTCTATTGAGGAGCAAATTGGTGTTTCAGAAAATGCCAAGAAAACATTTAGAGAAGAAATTTTAATTCGTATTTCAGCCTATGCACGAAAAGGGAAGCGATTTGATTATCAATCCCACGAAAGGTTACGGGAAGCCATTCAAAAGAAATTGTTTGCCGATTTGAAAGATGTTGTGAAAATTACTACATCAACGAAAACGCCGGATGAACAACAACTGAAAAAGATTAACGAAGTGATTGCTACATTAATAGACGAATATGGTTATGATTCTACGTCAGCAAATGAGCTGCTCCGTTATGTTGGTAGTTTACTAAATCGTTAA
- a CDS encoding AAA family ATPase: MSQQNLLAAGKNELKKVIIGQDHVIDLLYIALMVEGHVLLESSPGSGKTKLAKSFAQVTDGSFNRIQFTPDVLPSDVTGVNFFNPKTEQFELRMGPIQTNILLADEINRGTPRTQASLLEVMEERQVTIDGEQVSIRTPFLVIATQNPIESNQGTFPLPEAQLDRFLFKVKMGYPTLEEEKQILHTYRGQEGESKLATILTREDIHLLQKKTKSVKVAQAVEDYALHVVRFTRNHPDIELGISTRGALALIKASQALAVLKGRDYVTPEDVKGLVPYVFEHRLVLSMEATVRKNVEQVVQEVIKSVEVPVELSEG; this comes from the coding sequence ATGTCACAACAAAATTTACTTGCAGCAGGAAAAAACGAATTAAAAAAAGTGATTATCGGACAAGATCACGTTATTGATTTACTTTATATTGCATTAATGGTTGAAGGGCATGTGTTATTGGAAAGTTCCCCTGGTTCAGGGAAGACGAAACTTGCGAAAAGTTTTGCCCAAGTTACAGATGGCTCATTTAACCGAATTCAATTCACCCCGGATGTTCTTCCAAGTGATGTGACGGGAGTTAATTTTTTTAACCCAAAAACGGAACAGTTTGAGCTTCGGATGGGGCCGATACAAACCAATATATTACTTGCTGACGAAATTAATCGTGGAACCCCACGAACACAAGCAAGTTTGTTAGAGGTGATGGAAGAGCGACAAGTAACAATTGACGGTGAACAAGTGAGCATCAGGACGCCATTTTTAGTCATTGCAACACAAAACCCAATCGAGTCAAATCAAGGTACTTTCCCATTACCCGAAGCTCAGTTAGACCGCTTCCTTTTTAAAGTGAAAATGGGCTATCCGACGTTAGAAGAAGAAAAACAAATACTTCATACATACCGCGGGCAAGAAGGAGAGTCAAAGTTAGCAACAATATTAACGAGAGAGGACATTCATCTGTTACAGAAGAAAACGAAGTCTGTGAAAGTAGCACAGGCTGTTGAGGATTATGCTTTACATGTTGTCCGTTTCACTCGTAACCACCCTGACATCGAATTGGGTATTAGCACAAGAGGGGCATTAGCGTTAATAAAAGCAAGTCAAGCTCTTGCTGTACTTAAAGGGCGGGACTATGTAACCCCTGAAGATGTGAAAGGGCTCGTCCCCTATGTGTTTGAACATCGACTCGTCTTATCTATGGAAGCAACAGTGCGAAAAAACGTTGAACAAGTGGTACAAGAAGTTATAAAAAGTGTAGAAGTGCCCGTTGAACTGAGTGAGGGGTAA
- a CDS encoding 2-oxoglutarate dehydrogenase E1 component gives MGVVKVSNKGSHNSIWENFHGPNMGYIEEQYDLFIKDPDAVDPSLREMFEQFGAPDWMKQDGVQQSGGAVDVGFDVEKVSSAIRLVDAIRRHGHLEANVYPVGKRKSRYSPLVDPKTYGLTEADLKAIPAKWLVKSTPKNVQNGLDLVNKLKERYSGTISYEFYHVQDDSEREWLQQKVESGDFTVPLDHEEKKALLKRLAEVEGFENFLAKTFVAQKRFSIEGLDMMVPMLDQIVKEAANDEVEHIMMGMAHRGRLNVLAHVLGKPYDKIFSEFHHAPNKELVPSEGSKGINYGWTGDVKYHFGADREVEGKDAKRTRITLAHNPSHLEFVNPVVGGYTRAAQDDRSERGYAKHSKEKAVSIVIHGDAAFIGEGVVAETLNMSQLRGYNTGGTIHLIANNLVGFTTNNVDSRSTMYASDLAKGFEIPVIHVNADDPIACLLAVAFAYEYRKTFYKDVLIDLVGYRRYGHNEMDEPRMTQPSLYKDIDQHPTVLHVFADRLKEEGVISDEEFTKVKDEVHSKLKRIYDGMKENEKNGVDVDVPEEVANGLDKIETAVPLDLLKSLNDGLLKRPEGFNGFKKLERILQKRKDALEEGNKVDWATGEALAFATILNDGHPIRITGQDSERGTFAHRHLVLHDTETEDTYCPMHGLEEAKASFDIYNSPLSEAGVLGFEYGYSVQAPNTLVLWEAQFGDFANAAQVIFDQFISSGRAKWGQKSSMVFLLPHGYEGQGPEHSSARLERFLQLSAEHNWTVANVTSSAQYFHLLRRQAAIGGKEEARPLVLVTPKSLLRNQRIACDSSEFTKGKFKPILEQKGLGEHKDKVERLLVGSGKIMVDIEEELEKREENFDWMHILRLEQIYPFPKTQFVEILEKFPNVEEIVWVQEEPKNMGSWNFVKGKIIRTLKDNQTIQYVGRTYRSSPSVGDPNIHKIEQNRIINEALKLDKGGDSREGN, from the coding sequence ATGGGGGTAGTAAAAGTGTCTAACAAAGGGTCACACAACAGCATATGGGAGAATTTCCACGGCCCGAACATGGGTTATATTGAAGAGCAATACGATTTGTTTATAAAAGACCCTGATGCAGTTGATCCGTCATTACGTGAAATGTTCGAACAATTTGGAGCGCCAGATTGGATGAAACAAGACGGAGTCCAACAGTCGGGGGGAGCAGTAGATGTAGGTTTTGATGTAGAAAAAGTGTCGTCAGCAATTCGACTAGTAGATGCAATTCGGCGCCATGGTCACCTTGAAGCCAATGTCTACCCTGTTGGAAAGAGAAAAAGTCGTTATTCACCGCTCGTTGATCCGAAAACATATGGATTAACAGAAGCAGATTTAAAAGCAATACCAGCTAAATGGCTCGTAAAATCAACACCAAAGAACGTACAAAATGGATTGGATTTAGTAAATAAGTTAAAGGAACGCTATTCTGGGACGATTTCCTACGAGTTTTACCACGTACAAGATGATAGTGAACGAGAATGGTTACAGCAAAAAGTCGAAAGTGGTGACTTTACGGTACCACTGGATCATGAAGAGAAAAAAGCGCTATTAAAACGACTCGCGGAAGTTGAAGGCTTTGAAAACTTCCTGGCGAAAACGTTTGTAGCACAAAAACGTTTCTCCATTGAGGGATTAGATATGATGGTCCCTATGCTAGACCAAATTGTAAAAGAAGCGGCTAACGATGAAGTGGAACATATTATGATGGGTATGGCTCATAGAGGGCGCCTTAATGTGTTAGCTCATGTGTTAGGAAAGCCGTATGATAAAATTTTTTCAGAATTTCATCACGCACCGAATAAAGAATTAGTACCATCAGAAGGTTCAAAAGGAATTAACTACGGTTGGACTGGGGATGTAAAATATCATTTTGGTGCTGATCGGGAAGTAGAAGGGAAAGACGCAAAGCGTACTCGTATTACGTTAGCACACAACCCTTCCCATTTAGAATTCGTAAACCCTGTTGTTGGAGGATATACAAGAGCAGCACAGGATGACCGGTCTGAGCGTGGCTATGCAAAGCATTCAAAAGAGAAAGCCGTTAGTATTGTCATCCACGGAGATGCTGCTTTCATTGGAGAAGGTGTAGTAGCGGAAACGTTGAATATGTCTCAGCTGCGAGGCTACAACACCGGTGGAACGATTCATTTAATTGCTAATAACTTAGTAGGTTTTACGACCAATAACGTGGATAGCCGTTCCACAATGTACGCGAGTGACTTAGCAAAAGGGTTTGAAATTCCCGTTATCCATGTAAATGCTGATGATCCGATTGCGTGTTTACTTGCAGTAGCTTTCGCATACGAATATCGAAAAACGTTCTATAAAGATGTGTTAATTGATTTAGTAGGTTACCGTCGTTATGGTCATAACGAGATGGATGAGCCGAGAATGACACAGCCTTCTCTCTATAAAGATATTGATCAACACCCAACTGTTCTACATGTGTTTGCTGATCGATTGAAGGAAGAAGGGGTCATTAGTGACGAAGAATTTACGAAAGTAAAAGATGAAGTTCATAGTAAATTAAAACGTATCTACGATGGTATGAAAGAAAACGAAAAGAATGGCGTCGACGTAGATGTTCCTGAGGAAGTCGCCAATGGCCTTGATAAAATTGAAACTGCTGTACCCCTGGACCTTTTAAAATCATTAAATGACGGTCTATTAAAACGTCCAGAAGGTTTTAATGGATTTAAAAAGTTAGAGCGAATCTTGCAAAAGCGTAAAGATGCGTTAGAAGAAGGAAATAAGGTTGATTGGGCAACTGGTGAAGCGTTAGCCTTCGCAACCATCTTAAATGATGGCCACCCAATTCGTATTACTGGCCAAGATAGTGAACGGGGAACGTTTGCTCACCGTCACCTAGTCCTACATGATACAGAAACGGAAGATACGTATTGCCCGATGCACGGATTAGAAGAAGCGAAGGCGTCCTTTGACATCTATAACAGTCCTCTATCTGAAGCAGGTGTTTTAGGGTTTGAATATGGGTATAGTGTTCAAGCACCAAATACGTTAGTGTTATGGGAAGCACAGTTTGGTGACTTTGCAAATGCTGCTCAAGTGATATTCGATCAGTTTATCTCTTCTGGTCGCGCGAAGTGGGGACAAAAGTCAAGTATGGTCTTTTTATTGCCTCATGGTTATGAGGGGCAAGGCCCGGAGCATTCCAGTGCCCGTCTAGAAAGATTCCTGCAATTGTCAGCGGAGCATAACTGGACGGTAGCGAATGTTACATCTTCTGCTCAATATTTCCACTTGTTACGTCGCCAAGCGGCAATTGGAGGGAAAGAAGAAGCTAGACCTCTTGTGCTTGTGACACCGAAAAGTTTACTAAGAAACCAGCGTATCGCTTGTGATAGCAGCGAATTTACGAAAGGTAAATTTAAACCGATCTTAGAACAAAAAGGATTGGGTGAACACAAAGATAAAGTAGAGAGGCTATTAGTAGGTAGCGGAAAAATTATGGTTGATATAGAAGAAGAGCTTGAAAAAAGGGAAGAAAATTTTGATTGGATGCACATCTTACGTTTGGAACAAATTTATCCGTTCCCGAAAACACAGTTTGTGGAAATTTTAGAGAAGTTTCCGAATGTAGAAGAGATAGTTTGGGTTCAAGAGGAACCGAAGAATATGGGAAGCTGGAATTTTGTCAAAGGGAAAATCATTCGTACCTTAAAAGACAATCAAACAATTCAATATGTAGGACGTACGTACCGTTCATCCCCATCAGTTGGAGATCCAAATATTCACAAGATAGAGCAAAATCGTATTATTAATGAGGCGCTTAAGTTGGATAAAGGAGGAGATTCTCGTGAAGGAAATTAA
- the trmL gene encoding tRNA (uridine(34)/cytosine(34)/5-carboxymethylaminomethyluridine(34)-2'-O)-methyltransferase TrmL — protein sequence MGIHVVLYKPEIPANTGNIARTCVGTDASLHLIRPLGFSTDDKMLRRAGLDYWHDVNLHYHDSLDELYDKYPDAQFYYIENFGTKHYTDYDYSNPDEDIFFVFGRETDGIPEELLEGKEDRCLRIHMTDKIRSLNLSNTAAIIVYEALRQQGFPNVK from the coding sequence ATGGGCATACACGTAGTATTGTATAAACCAGAAATTCCGGCAAATACAGGAAATATTGCCCGTACTTGTGTTGGGACGGATGCATCTTTACACCTCATTCGCCCACTAGGTTTTTCAACAGATGATAAAATGTTGCGCCGAGCAGGATTAGATTATTGGCATGATGTTAACCTACATTATCATGATTCGTTAGATGAACTATATGATAAGTATCCTGATGCGCAATTTTATTATATTGAAAACTTTGGTACGAAGCATTACACCGATTATGATTATAGTAATCCAGATGAGGATATCTTTTTCGTATTTGGACGTGAAACAGACGGGATACCGGAGGAATTACTAGAGGGAAAAGAAGACCGTTGTTTACGAATTCATATGACGGATAAAATTCGTTCTCTTAATTTATCAAATACCGCTGCCATTATTGTGTACGAAGCTTTACGTCAACAAGGATTTCCGAATGTAAAATAA
- a CDS encoding DUF58 domain-containing protein: protein MEWRKKLSPGAKETTDIVISIVFVTTLIAFIINQPVLFMVTGLLVSYILVSTLYDKKIGDQLHLHNKKTEIRLFPKEVGEIELNLHHNSHLPIINGQLTFTLNYNVKPINKKFIVKEDEEETKCQVPFSIYKKGLTTIKIPIKAIKRGTTKVQHIEIQFPHIVNFHHITLHFHKPYLTEIIVYPEQTIVHGLNDRRQRAIGEETSPYSLYEDTLYPIGTRGYVPTDSFSRIHWKATARKQSLQTKVYERSQNTSTAVIVNISETSHLGNRYVSPHLEELLSITRYVSQTLLQNGTPTTLFINAKKLGFPPYRSFQFVNGKQDIQVMLECLARIKPAELVTNPVTMAYDIIWKKTGPIHYVFIGTWETEFPHIQQQVKQNDGQMTLVHHEDGETILKGIRT, encoded by the coding sequence ATGGAGTGGCGTAAAAAACTTAGCCCTGGTGCCAAAGAGACAACAGACATCGTCATATCCATTGTCTTCGTTACGACATTAATAGCTTTCATTATAAATCAACCTGTCTTATTTATGGTGACGGGTCTCCTCGTTTCCTATATCCTTGTCTCTACATTATATGATAAGAAGATTGGGGATCAGCTTCACCTTCACAACAAGAAGACAGAAATTCGACTATTTCCAAAAGAAGTTGGGGAAATTGAGCTCAATCTACACCATAACTCTCATTTGCCAATTATTAACGGCCAATTAACGTTTACACTAAATTATAATGTAAAACCAATAAACAAAAAGTTTATCGTAAAAGAGGATGAGGAAGAGACGAAGTGCCAGGTCCCATTCTCTATTTATAAAAAGGGGTTAACGACGATCAAAATACCGATAAAGGCTATCAAGAGGGGAACTACAAAAGTTCAACATATAGAAATACAGTTTCCCCATATCGTGAACTTTCATCACATTACCCTCCATTTTCATAAACCGTATTTAACTGAAATCATAGTCTATCCAGAACAAACTATCGTTCATGGACTAAATGATAGACGTCAACGGGCAATTGGGGAGGAAACATCACCATACTCATTATACGAAGATACGTTATACCCCATTGGGACAAGGGGTTATGTACCAACTGATTCCTTTTCACGTATTCATTGGAAGGCTACTGCGAGGAAACAAAGTTTGCAAACAAAAGTTTATGAACGTAGCCAAAATACATCAACAGCCGTTATCGTAAATATTAGTGAAACAAGTCACCTAGGCAATCGGTATGTAAGCCCACATTTAGAAGAATTATTATCGATAACCCGTTATGTTAGCCAAACCTTACTTCAAAACGGTACGCCAACTACATTATTTATAAATGCGAAGAAGCTGGGTTTCCCTCCATACCGTTCATTTCAATTCGTAAACGGTAAACAAGACATTCAAGTCATGCTAGAATGTTTAGCCAGAATTAAGCCTGCAGAGCTGGTGACAAATCCGGTCACAATGGCTTATGACATCATTTGGAAAAAAACGGGGCCTATACATTATGTTTTCATCGGTACGTGGGAAACTGAATTCCCTCACATCCAACAGCAAGTGAAACAAAACGATGGTCAAATGACACTAGTTCACCATGAAGATGGGGAAACGATATTGAAAGGAATTAGAACATGA